Genomic segment of uncultured Desulfobacter sp.:
GGCCACAACGCTGGAAATTTCCAAAAATGTGAGTCAGGCGGCTTCCGGAGTGGAAGATGTCAACGACAATATGGGCCAGATTTTGGGGGCAACGGCTGAAGTAACCCAGAATATTTCAAAGGTCAGCCAGGATGCGGCACAGATAAATTCCGGCAGTGCCCAAGTCAATAAAGGTGCCAAAGAGCTCTCCAAATTGGCTATAGATTTAAATCAGATGCTCCGTCAGTTCAAAATTTAGAAAGGACCGGTTTCACGGATATTCCATTCACCGCTGAATGCGGGAGTGGTGTCGGGTAAGACATAATCAGATATGACCAAAGGAAGAGACACATGAACATAAGCCCTTATGCAAAAAAACTGGCCAAGCCAGCTATGTTGGTCCGCGTAAAAGGAAAATTGTATTATGAACAATAAGACACCGCAAAAGACACCGCAAACTCTTTTACCGAAAGCCGCTGCGACCAGTATCTTTGAAATGAGCGGAGCTGAGTTTGAGCCGGATATTGCTGCTAAAATGTGGTCTAAAATATTAAATCATAAGTGGATTCTTTCTGAAAAAGTCGGCCGGGACGTCGGTTTACGGACAGCCTGCATTGATTTTTTAGAAAATATGGAACAGGCTCATGATGAATACAGGACCTATAAACACAAAGATATCCTCATGGAGATGGGAGCACAGACTTTCAGCAGGGAAATGTGGGATACCATAGCCGACTCTCAGCCCCCAAAGCAACTGGTGCAGCGCAGAATAATTCTGCCCCTGAAAGAAGAAACCCTTGCACAAAAACATGGCGTTGTTCATCCCAGAGCAATCATATTTTTCGGACCTCCAGGCACAGGAAAGACTCATTTTGTAAAGGCCATAGCAGGTGTCTTGTCCTGGTGGTACATTGAGATTCTACCGAGCATGCTTATGGTGGATGGCGTTGAAAAAGTCGGGGCAAATCTGCGTGAAGTCATGCAAAAGGCAGGAAATCTTGATAAAGTTGTCCTTTTTGTAGATGAATTCGAAGAAATAGCCGGCAGCCGTGACAGGGCAGACAGGATTGATAAGTCCATTACTAACGAATTTTTAAAACAGATTCCCCTGCTCAAGAATCAAAAAAACAAAATACTCCTGGTTTGCGCCACTAATTATATTCGGCAGCTGGATTCTGCTATGCTCAGACCTGGAAGGTTTGACTGTGTTATTCCGGTTGGCGGATTGGACAGGCAAGGAAGGACAACCATCCTTGAGTATTATATTGCAAAGCTTAATACCGGGCAAATCAATATGGATCAACTTATTGAAATGACATCCGGGCTCACCCCTGCTGACATCCAGTATCTTTTCGATCAGGTGGCATATTTTGCATTTGAGCAGGAGATTATTGATAAAAAGGACTACCGGGTAAGCACAGATACATTCATTCAAATAATGTCAAAAGTTCCCCCCTCTCTGAGCCAAGAAGTAATTGAAGAATTTGAAAAAGACAGGATTACCTATTCACGGGTGTAAAGCAGCGTTATGTAAGTGGTAAAATGGACGCGAAGGAATTTGACCGGAAGAGAAATGAGCTGAAATGACCTTCCTTTTCCCTGATGTTTTATGTTGAAAATAAAAAATCGTACCCTAAGTAGGTCATATATGACTAATTGAACAAGCATGACCTACTTATGTACTGATCAAGGCATGTTCTGAAAGTGTCTTTTTAACAAATCAATACCCGAACGGAAACTCTTTTTAACTCCCCCCCCCCTGGCCACCATGCCAAGGGCGTTTCAGATCAGGCGTAAAAATTAAAAGGATGGGTGACGGCATCCTTGATACTTGCGGCCTGGCACAAACATTGCCTATAAACCATATGAGAGTCACAATAAGCTGTTGAATTACTTTCATGTTTCGTTGTGGGTTGAGTCTGGGTGTCAATAGACCAGGTCCGCCTGTGGTGGCTGCTGTTATATTGAATGGGTTGTATTCGCCCTGAACAGACAAGCGTCGATGAAGTTGATCGGCTTATTAATCAGGAGGTAGTTATGACTGAACAGAATCACCCCGCAGGGGTATCCAACCGCACAAGGGAGGCAACCATGAAGTTTACTTTGAAAGCAGTAACCGTCGCAATAGCGATGGCGATCGTTATAGTACTCTATGGCGGTCTATATACATTGGAAGAGGGGTTGCAGGCCATTGTCGTGCAGTTTGGCCGGCCTGTTGGGGAGCCGGTGACATAGGCTGGGCTGCACATGAAACTGCCCGTTGTGCAGGAGGTCCGGCGATTCGAAAAGCGTCTGCTGGTCTGGGACGGAGACCCGAACCAGGTTCCCACCAAGGGGCGCGAGTTCATTTGGGTGGATACCACCGCCCGATGGCGGATTGCCGATGCGAAAAAATTTTTGGAGAATGTGGCCAGCGAAAAAGGGGCCCAGTCGCGTCTGAACGATATTCTCGATTCGGTGGTACGCGACCAGGTGTCAAGCAGCGAACTCGTTGAACTCGTGCGCAGCGCATCGTGGGAAGTGCTCGAGGGCGAGGCCCTGAAGGAGATACCAAAGGAGCGCGAAGAGGAACTTAAAAGGGAGATTGCCCGGGGCAGGGAGGAGATCACCCGAACAATACTGACTGAAGCACAGAAGATCATCCCGCAACACGGTATTGAACTTGTGGATGTTCGTATCAAGCGCCTTGACTACGTTGAAAGCGTCCGTGAAAAGGTCTATGAGCGCATGATTTCCGAATTAAAATCAACATCATGCATAATGGTAACAATTTTATGCACCATGTGAACTGGGTCGTCCTTAAGGCCGATGGAAAAGAAATCGCCCGGTGGGACTTTAGCGCCTTTAACAGGCCTGAATCAGGGACGTTTTCCAAGGAAGTTGATTATACGATATCCGGTCCGGTAGAACTTACCGCAGAGGCCAATTGCAATATGCATGGTTCCACAGGGCCGGTCATTATTAAAATACCCCCTAAACAACAACCATAACGTTCGAGAGTAATGCAATACACAAAAGGAATTTTATATCAATGAAAACAATTTTGAAAATTATTGCGGCCATTTGCTTTGCAGGTGTTGTCGTCCAATTCATCCCCATCACCAAGGATAATCCTCCTGTAACAGGTGAAATAGCAGTATCTGAAAAAGTCCAACAGATTGTCAAGCGGTCCTGTTATGACTGCCATTCAAACGAAACAAAATGGCCCTGGTACAGCAGGATTGCACCCATTTCCTGGCTTGTGGCAAGGGATGTGAAAGAAGGGAGACAAAATTTAAATTTTTCCACTTGGCAGAATTTAGCTAAGGCGGAACAGGAAAACCTCAAGAACAGGATTCAACTTGAGGTTTCTGAGGATTCCATGCCCCCGTTTATCTACAAATTGGGACATCCGGATGCCAAGATGTCTGAGAATGAAAAAGAAGCTATAATTAAATGGGCATCTAAAAAAAATCCATCCTGATTGATCCCCACCAGCATCGTCCGGGAGCATAAAAGAAAATTCCTGGCAACGGATTTTATTTTATAAACGGCAAACGATAGAGGCGTTTGATCAATTTGTGCCGCTCATATATGGTCAAAGGATAAAAGGAAATTTCATGTATAAACTTGTTTTGCTTCGCCACGGTCTCAGTGAATGGAATATACAGAATCGCTTTACCGGCTGGCATGATGTCGATCTGGCAGAGGCAGGCATGACAGAGTCGCGCCAGGCTGGACAAGCACTTCGTGACGCAGGGTTTCAATTCGATACCGCGCATACGTCGATGCTTAAGCGGGCTATACGTACGCTCTGGGTGATTCTTGACCAACTCGACCAAATGTGGATGCCAGTTGTCCGCGATTGGAGGCTGAATGAGAAACATTACGGGGCATTGCAGGGGCTCAATAAAGCCGATACAGCAGCCAAATACGGCGAAGACCAGGTACTGATTTGGAGAAGAAGCTACGATATTTCACCGCCGCCTGTTTCTGAAGATGACGACCGTTTCCCTGGCAATGATCAACGATACACCGGCATTGAGAAGAGCAGGCTTCCCAAAACTGAATGTCTCAAAAATACGGTTGACAGGGTAGTCGAGTGCTGGAACGAAACAATATCCAAAGAGATACGATCAGGCAAAAAGCTTCTCATCGTTGCACATGGCAACAGCCTTCGGGCACTTGTCAAGTATTTGGAGCAAATTACGGACAAAAAAATTATTGAACTCAATATTCCTACTGGTATTCCTTTAATTTACGAGCTTGATTCCGATCTCAAGGTTGTACGTCATTATTATCTTACAGATGAGGATATGCTCAAGGACGCAATGGCCGCAGTTGTAAAACAGGGAAAGGCAAAATGATAATGAAAAGATAATACTCCCCATCCGCTCATTTGGGCACGTATGCGAAAAACTCGGCATTCAAAAACCGTAACCTATTAATTCATATATCCTTACCCGATACCGCGTTGAAATGTAGATGTTCGAAACAGGTCATATATGGTCATATGATCCAATATGACCTGTTTTTATAATGGTTCTCTTCTCCGACCATGATCCATTGATGTAATTATTCTCTAATAATTTAAAGTACTAAGACGAAAAATTAAAATTTGTTACGTTTGGCCCGAAACTTGAGAATGTAGCAATGAATAGATTTTCAAAAAAGCGAAATCAAATTTTATAACATAAGAGACAAGATCATGGAAATAAAGACGGCATGGGCCAAAGGTGTATCATGAAGACTTGTTCTATGGCATTAAACAACAAAGAAAGGAAAGTTTGTTATGCAAAAGAAGCTGATAGCAGTTATTTTTTTGGTAACGGGGCTGAGCGTACTGATGTTTTTCGGTATGGGGAGTGACCTGACCTCACAGACTGCTGACAATTTAACAGCAAAGGTACAAAAAGCGGACATGCCCCAGAAAGCTGCGGTATTGCGCACAATTAAAGCGGTTCCAGGCACCCCGGATGGAGTGCTGCTAATGCAGGCGCATGCGCTTTTCGGCAAACTTCCCTCGACCATGCCCGGCAGTGAGAAAGACACGCCCTCCATGATTGCATTGGGGAAAAAACTCTATTTTGAGAAAAACATTTCGATTAACAAAACCCAATCCTGCAACTCCTGCCATCCTATTGACAACAAAGGTGCAGGCGCTGACAATCTCAAGACAGGCAAAGGCGCGGAAGGAAAATTCGGCGACCGCAACGATCCATCAACCATGAATGCCGGTTTTCAGATTGCTCAGTTCTGGGACGGCCGCGCGGCCACTCTGGAAAATCAGGCCCAAGGTCCCCCACTCAATCCTATTGAAATGGGTATGCCCAATGCCGAAGCTGTGGCCGAACGGCTGAAAAGCATAAAAAATTACCCCTCTGATTTCAAAAAAGCTTTTCCTGGCGAGAAAGACCCCGTGACTTTCGACAACTTTTCCAAGGCGGTTGCCGCCTTTGAACGAACACTGATTACCCATGGCAGATTGGATCGTTTTATGGACGGGGACAAACAGGCCCTCACCGGGCAGGAAATGGAAGGGATGCGCACCTTTATCAATGTCGGCTGTGTGCAGTGCCACAGCGGCCCCAACCTGGGTGGGATGACCTTCCAGAAAATGGGCGTGTTCCATAAATACACCAACGACGAGGATACCGGACGATTTAAGGTCACCAACCTGGAAAGTGATAAATATGTCTTCAAGGTTCCGATGTTGCGCAATGTCACCCTTACCGCCCCCTATTTCCATGACGGCGGGGCAGGCAGTCTGGCAGAGGCAGTGGATCAGATGGGATATCTGCAGTTAGATAAGAAACTGAATGACGCAGAAATCAACAATACTCTCAGATTTTTGACCACCCTGGCCGATGCGGAGCGTACCACCGCGCCGCCAATAAAGGTAAAAGCATCTTCTACTGCCTGGGCAGCACCGTTAATGAAGGATCTTCCCCAGGGAGACGACGGTGATCTTATCCGTTACGGTGCATTGCTTTTGACCGATACATATTCTCAGCTCGGCGCTGGCGTAAAGGATGAAAAAATGCGTTTTTCGGGAAATACCCTGAACTGCACGAGCTGTCACCAGGATAACGGCACCAAGCAGTTCGGACTTCCCTGGATGGGGGTTAGCCAGATGTACCCTCAATACCGAGGCCGCGAAGACAAGGTGGCTGGGCTTGAGGAGCGGATTAACGGTTGTTTCGAACGCAGCATGAACGGCAAG
This window contains:
- a CDS encoding AAA family ATPase, whose product is MNNKTPQKTPQTLLPKAAATSIFEMSGAEFEPDIAAKMWSKILNHKWILSEKVGRDVGLRTACIDFLENMEQAHDEYRTYKHKDILMEMGAQTFSREMWDTIADSQPPKQLVQRRIILPLKEETLAQKHGVVHPRAIIFFGPPGTGKTHFVKAIAGVLSWWYIEILPSMLMVDGVEKVGANLREVMQKAGNLDKVVLFVDEFEEIAGSRDRADRIDKSITNEFLKQIPLLKNQKNKILLVCATNYIRQLDSAMLRPGRFDCVIPVGGLDRQGRTTILEYYIAKLNTGQINMDQLIEMTSGLTPADIQYLFDQVAYFAFEQEIIDKKDYRVSTDTFIQIMSKVPPSLSQEVIEEFEKDRITYSRV
- a CDS encoding SPFH domain-containing protein: MKLPVVQEVRRFEKRLLVWDGDPNQVPTKGREFIWVDTTARWRIADAKKFLENVASEKGAQSRLNDILDSVVRDQVSSSELVELVRSASWEVLEGEALKEIPKEREEELKREIARGREEITRTILTEAQKIIPQHGIELVDVRIKRLDYVESVREKVYERMISELKSTSCIMVTILCTM
- a CDS encoding heme-binding domain-containing protein, which produces MKTILKIIAAICFAGVVVQFIPITKDNPPVTGEIAVSEKVQQIVKRSCYDCHSNETKWPWYSRIAPISWLVARDVKEGRQNLNFSTWQNLAKAEQENLKNRIQLEVSEDSMPPFIYKLGHPDAKMSENEKEAIIKWASKKNPS
- the gpmA gene encoding 2,3-diphosphoglycerate-dependent phosphoglycerate mutase, with the protein product MYKLVLLRHGLSEWNIQNRFTGWHDVDLAEAGMTESRQAGQALRDAGFQFDTAHTSMLKRAIRTLWVILDQLDQMWMPVVRDWRLNEKHYGALQGLNKADTAAKYGEDQVLIWRRSYDISPPPVSEDDDRFPGNDQRYTGIEKSRLPKTECLKNTVDRVVECWNETISKEIRSGKKLLIVAHGNSLRALVKYLEQITDKKIIELNIPTGIPLIYELDSDLKVVRHYYLTDEDMLKDAMAAVVKQGKAK
- a CDS encoding cytochrome c peroxidase, with the translated sequence MQKKLIAVIFLVTGLSVLMFFGMGSDLTSQTADNLTAKVQKADMPQKAAVLRTIKAVPGTPDGVLLMQAHALFGKLPSTMPGSEKDTPSMIALGKKLYFEKNISINKTQSCNSCHPIDNKGAGADNLKTGKGAEGKFGDRNDPSTMNAGFQIAQFWDGRAATLENQAQGPPLNPIEMGMPNAEAVAERLKSIKNYPSDFKKAFPGEKDPVTFDNFSKAVAAFERTLITHGRLDRFMDGDKQALTGQEMEGMRTFINVGCVQCHSGPNLGGMTFQKMGVFHKYTNDEDTGRFKVTNLESDKYVFKVPMLRNVTLTAPYFHDGGAGSLAEAVDQMGYLQLDKKLNDAEINNTLRFLTTLADAERTTAPPIKVKASSTAWAAPLMKDLPQGDDGDLIRYGALLLTDTYSQLGAGVKDEKMRFSGNTLNCTSCHQDNGTKQFGLPWMGVSQMYPQYRGREDKVAGLEERINGCFERSMNGKAIALDSRGMKAMVAYINWLSKDLSKDVYGLATPKFEGPNRKADVKKGEEVYNRFCMSCHGENGNGYQSMSAGDSGSYVAPALWGENSYNNGAGMNRLLTNAAFIHSNMPLGTVWNHPAIINEDTYDVAAYLSSQERPQMGGLEKDYPKLEKKALDCPYPPYADNFSQQQHQYGPFQPIKKASKNK